The following are from one region of the Methanothermobacter sp. genome:
- a CDS encoding tRNA (N(6)-L-threonylcarbamoyladenosine(37)-C(2))-methylthiotransferase — protein MDNIRVYIETFGCTFNQADSEIMAGVLSEAGALLTGIDEADVIILNTCYVKHPTEHKVINRIKRIREIYPDKGLVVAGCMVEIDPEKLESISGDASWLGPHQLRRTAEVVRAAYRGDVKRITGFTSDVKVGVPRVRSNPLIHIIQICEGCSGSCSYCCTRFARGRIQSYPSDIIVQEAREAIEAGCREIQLTAQDTAAYGSDTGERLSDLIKEITEIPGDFRVRVGMMHPASVLRDLDGLVEAFRSEKVYSFLHLPVQSGSDRVLRDMGRGHTVDDFRMIVDRFRSRIPEISIATDIIVGYPTEDEDDFLDTCRLLEEVRPGFIHLSKYRHRPRALSSSLDEIDFRELRRRSKLVEELKGRITEEENKRLVGTTQNILIVERGRKGGLIGRTDSYIPVVTYDGEVGSFRSVRINRATGTYLIAESEV, from the coding sequence ATGGACAATATCAGGGTTTACATAGAGACATTTGGATGCACATTCAACCAGGCAGACTCAGAGATCATGGCGGGCGTCCTGAGTGAGGCGGGGGCATTGCTTACAGGGATTGATGAGGCGGATGTGATAATTCTTAACACATGCTATGTTAAGCATCCCACTGAACACAAGGTTATAAACAGAATAAAGAGGATCAGGGAGATATACCCTGATAAGGGCCTCGTTGTTGCCGGGTGCATGGTTGAAATAGACCCAGAGAAACTTGAATCCATATCAGGTGATGCCTCATGGCTTGGACCCCACCAACTGAGGAGGACAGCGGAGGTTGTTCGTGCTGCCTACCGTGGTGATGTTAAACGCATAACCGGTTTCACATCCGATGTGAAGGTTGGTGTCCCACGGGTGAGATCGAACCCCCTCATACACATCATACAGATATGTGAGGGATGCAGTGGAAGCTGTAGCTACTGCTGCACCCGTTTTGCAAGGGGAAGAATACAGAGTTACCCATCAGATATCATCGTTCAGGAGGCCAGGGAGGCCATTGAGGCTGGATGCAGGGAGATTCAGCTGACGGCACAGGATACTGCAGCATATGGTTCTGATACGGGTGAGAGACTATCCGATCTCATAAAAGAAATAACTGAAATACCCGGTGATTTCAGGGTACGCGTTGGCATGATGCACCCTGCAAGTGTCCTAAGGGACCTCGATGGTCTTGTTGAGGCCTTCAGGTCAGAGAAAGTGTACAGCTTCCTCCACCTACCTGTTCAGAGCGGAAGTGACCGTGTCCTCAGGGATATGGGGAGGGGGCACACTGTGGATGATTTCAGGATGATAGTTGACAGGTTCAGGTCAAGAATTCCGGAGATCTCCATTGCAACCGATATAATCGTTGGCTACCCCACTGAGGACGAGGATGACTTCCTTGACACCTGCAGGCTCCTTGAGGAGGTGAGACCTGGCTTCATACACCTCTCGAAGTATAGGCACAGGCCACGAGCCCTCTCGTCCTCTCTTGATGAGATAGACTTCAGGGAACTGCGGAGGCGGTCAAAGCTCGTTGAGGAACTCAAGGGGAGGATCACAGAAGAGGAAAATAAGAGGCTTGTTGGAACCACTCAGAATATACTAATAGTTGAGAGGGGAAGGAAGGGTGGATTAATAGGTAGAACAGACTCTTATATACCTGTGGTTACATATGATGGCGAGGTTGGGTCCTTCAGGAGTGTGAGGATCAATAGGGCCACAGGAACATACCTTATAGCAGAATCAGAAGTTTAA
- a CDS encoding hydantoinase/oxoprolinase family protein: MKIAGFDIGGANTDMALIEFGADGEMKKVRVDFRYLPMWLKRDELSETLIELAGDDLDDLDGVGVCMTAELVDAYPSKAEGVIDIVESVQSAFDVPVAYVSLSGMVDASEAVRDPMNVAAANWVATSQIASAMSSDCIMVDVGSTTTDIIPVKDGFEAARGRNDLERLSTGELVYTGTLRTNVATIVDRVPLHDKWFRVSSELFAITADVHRVLGNIRESDYTCSTPDGSGRSIEDCMLRIARVLCADLELLEPEDLLEVSEYIYHQQILKIAEGIAEVSERENLDEVIATGLGMNVLAKRAAEILDLKCRTMDEFLTEDECVVAPAVGTALLMEDYLQNR; encoded by the coding sequence ATGAAGATAGCGGGATTTGATATTGGAGGAGCAAACACTGACATGGCATTAATAGAGTTTGGAGCCGATGGGGAAATGAAGAAGGTCCGTGTGGACTTCAGGTACCTCCCCATGTGGCTTAAACGTGATGAACTTTCAGAGACCCTGATTGAGCTTGCAGGGGATGATCTTGATGATCTTGATGGTGTTGGCGTGTGCATGACAGCGGAACTGGTGGACGCCTACCCAAGCAAGGCAGAGGGAGTTATTGACATAGTTGAAAGTGTCCAGAGCGCATTTGATGTTCCAGTGGCATACGTGAGCCTTTCAGGTATGGTGGATGCCTCGGAGGCGGTCAGGGACCCCATGAATGTGGCTGCAGCCAACTGGGTTGCCACCTCACAGATAGCCTCGGCAATGAGCAGTGACTGCATAATGGTGGACGTGGGAAGCACAACAACGGACATAATACCCGTTAAGGACGGATTCGAGGCTGCAAGGGGAAGGAATGACCTTGAAAGACTATCAACTGGTGAACTTGTCTACACAGGCACACTGAGAACCAATGTGGCAACGATAGTCGACAGGGTTCCCCTACATGATAAATGGTTCAGGGTTTCATCTGAACTTTTTGCAATAACAGCGGATGTTCACAGGGTACTCGGCAATATCAGGGAATCCGACTACACCTGCAGCACACCGGATGGCTCAGGAAGATCCATTGAGGATTGTATGCTCAGGATAGCCCGTGTACTATGCGCAGATCTGGAACTCCTTGAACCAGAGGATCTACTTGAGGTGTCAGAGTACATTTACCACCAGCAGATACTCAAGATAGCAGAGGGAATCGCAGAGGTTTCAGAGCGCGAGAATCTTGATGAGGTAATCGCCACTGGCCTTGGAATGAATGTTCTTGCAAAAAGGGCCGCAGAGATTCTTGACCTCAAATGCAGAACCATGGACGAATTCCTGACGGAGGATGAGTGTGTGGTGGCCCCTGCAGTCGGCACAGCACTCTTGATGGAGGATTACCTCCAGAACAGATAG
- a CDS encoding ATP-grasp domain-containing protein gives MKLLIFEYATASGIEDPEIFLEGRSMLEALLADFRNLEIEFLLSEKFSDIEIQSNCRPTLIKDSLREWLRKNLHRFDACMFIAAEEDMELYKLTELVEDSGVLLIGSGSEAVRICSDKRITYRALKGVVPLIRTYERDDLEELPSKVLIKPADGVACQGIRIIEPGDLPEIPENMIIQEFVEGESVSVSLLSDGKRALPLSLNRQNIIIRGDSLEYDGGVTPVDHRMRDEAFRVARRAVESIRGLRGYVGVDMILADKPYVVEINSRITTPYIGLRRILEGNLGHMVLQSVMGELPERFKFNGTAYFRKGSRGMLVDIRRGAEAGN, from the coding sequence TTGAAACTTCTAATATTTGAATATGCCACCGCCTCGGGAATTGAAGACCCCGAGATATTCCTTGAGGGCCGTTCAATGCTTGAGGCTCTTCTGGCTGATTTCAGAAACCTTGAAATTGAATTTCTTCTCTCTGAGAAGTTTTCTGATATTGAAATCCAATCCAACTGCAGGCCAACCCTCATCAAGGATTCTCTCAGGGAATGGCTAAGAAAAAACCTCCATAGATTCGATGCCTGCATGTTCATTGCAGCAGAGGAAGATATGGAACTCTATAAACTCACAGAACTTGTTGAGGACTCAGGGGTACTTCTTATCGGCTCAGGCAGTGAGGCGGTTCGTATATGCTCAGATAAGAGGATAACCTACAGGGCCCTTAAGGGTGTGGTTCCCCTCATAAGGACCTATGAACGTGATGATCTTGAAGAACTACCATCAAAGGTTCTCATAAAACCCGCGGACGGTGTTGCCTGCCAGGGTATAAGAATAATTGAGCCCGGGGACCTCCCTGAAATCCCTGAGAATATGATAATACAGGAATTTGTTGAAGGTGAGAGTGTCAGCGTGAGCCTTCTCTCCGATGGGAAAAGGGCACTTCCACTGAGCCTCAACAGGCAGAATATCATCATAAGGGGGGATTCACTGGAGTATGATGGGGGCGTCACCCCTGTGGATCACAGGATGAGGGATGAGGCCTTCAGGGTTGCCAGAAGGGCTGTGGAATCCATTAGGGGTTTGAGAGGCTATGTCGGGGTGGACATGATACTTGCAGATAAACCCTATGTTGTTGAGATAAACTCCAGGATCACGACACCCTACATAGGCCTCAGAAGGATTTTAGAGGGAAACCTGGGTCATATGGTCCTTCAATCGGTTATGGGTGAACTCCCAGAGCGTTTTAAATTCAATGGGACAGCATACTTCAGAAAAGGTTCCAGGGGCATGCTTGTGGATATCCGCAGAGGGGCTGAAGCTGGGAATTAA
- a CDS encoding nucleotide sugar dehydrogenase yields MDDYRIAVFGLGHIGLPTAALFARAGFDVTGVDISTETVEKVNIGKSPVREPGLDELVAEVVGKGKLRATVDGVSAAEESNVMVVVVPTPINSDNTSDLSAVISATETISKGLKKGDLVIIESTVPPGACENVVLPILEKTGLRASRDFGLAYTPERALPNNTLHEMQNNARVIGGIDWKSAEMAAQLYGKVTRGEVIVVDDIITAEMVKLMENTYRDTNIALANELAVICESLGIDAIKAIEAANHHPRVNLHTPGPGVGGHCLSIDPYFIVEMAEKHGVPARLIRTAREVNESMPFHVLDIIRDALESAGRGLAGSRVGILGMAYKGDVADARETPTRPLVAALTSEGAEVIVNDPHVDPAIIREMGVEPVSLEEALESDCVVLMTDHSEYLKITPAMIGGGIFICTRPVLDPEKFREQGIIFRGVGRP; encoded by the coding sequence ATGGACGATTACAGGATAGCAGTATTTGGCCTTGGACACATAGGTCTTCCAACAGCAGCACTTTTTGCCAGGGCAGGATTTGATGTTACAGGGGTTGACATAAGCACGGAAACTGTGGAAAAGGTCAACATAGGAAAATCACCTGTCCGTGAACCGGGCCTTGATGAACTAGTTGCTGAGGTTGTTGGGAAAGGTAAACTGAGGGCAACCGTCGATGGTGTTAGCGCTGCAGAGGAGTCAAACGTGATGGTTGTGGTGGTACCGACACCTATTAACAGCGACAATACATCTGACCTTTCTGCTGTGATATCCGCGACAGAGACCATCTCAAAGGGTCTTAAGAAGGGTGACCTTGTGATTATAGAGAGCACCGTACCTCCAGGGGCATGCGAGAACGTGGTACTTCCGATACTTGAAAAAACAGGTTTACGGGCATCAAGGGACTTTGGACTTGCATACACACCTGAAAGGGCCCTTCCAAACAACACACTCCATGAGATGCAGAACAATGCAAGGGTTATAGGGGGTATTGATTGGAAAAGTGCAGAGATGGCCGCTCAACTTTACGGCAAGGTCACAAGGGGAGAGGTAATAGTTGTGGATGACATCATAACAGCAGAAATGGTTAAGCTCATGGAGAACACCTACAGAGATACCAACATAGCCCTCGCCAATGAACTTGCAGTTATATGTGAGTCACTCGGCATAGACGCCATAAAGGCCATTGAGGCAGCAAACCACCACCCCAGGGTGAATCTTCACACTCCAGGACCCGGTGTTGGGGGTCACTGCCTGTCAATAGACCCCTACTTCATAGTTGAGATGGCAGAGAAACATGGTGTACCAGCAAGACTCATAAGGACGGCAAGGGAGGTCAATGAATCAATGCCCTTCCATGTCCTTGACATCATAAGGGATGCACTTGAATCAGCTGGCCGAGGCCTTGCAGGGTCACGGGTGGGTATCCTTGGCATGGCATACAAGGGCGACGTTGCAGATGCAAGGGAGACACCAACAAGGCCACTTGTGGCAGCACTCACATCAGAGGGGGCTGAGGTCATTGTCAACGACCCCCATGTTGACCCAGCTATTATAAGGGAGATGGGTGTTGAACCTGTCTCACTTGAGGAGGCTCTTGAATCTGACTGTGTGGTTCTCATGACAGATCACTCAGAGTACCTTAAGATAACCCCTGCGATGATAGGTGGGGGGATATTCATCTGCACCAGACCCGTTCTGGACCCTGAAAAATTCAGAGAACAGGGCATAATATTCAGGGGTGTGGGGCGCCCTTGA
- the tes gene encoding tetraether lipid synthase Tes: MVIKRTRSLCPECLRPVDAEVFEDEGRVLIRKECPEHGTFEGVYWSSSDVYHKAENYDEEGEGLLNPQTDPLKGCPLDCGLCPEHESHTVLGLIDVTNRCNLKCPICFANAAVSKYLYEPTYEEIREMLRNLRRNRPVPTPAIQYAGGEPTVRKDIVELVKLARDEGFTHVQIATNGVRLARKPELAAELREAGLNTVYLQFDGVTEEPYIVSRGKNLLPLKLQAIENCRKAGLGIVLVPTLVRGLNDSQVGDIIRFAIENIDIIRGVNFQPVSFAGRTPADRVEEQRITIPDFQKLVEEQTDSEIAVEDFYPASSVRPISDFVAAIEGEPQVTFTCHQHCGTATYIFIEDGKIIPITRFIDVDRFFEIIDKGREELEKGGIAAKAKLIAKSTIELPKTLDKSKAPKSVDIKSILTSVFKERSYSALGEFHYNTLLVSCMHFMDPWNFDIERVKRCVIHYALPDGRIVPFCTMNSIHRAEVEKQFSKPLKG, from the coding sequence GTGGTAATAAAGAGAACAAGGAGTCTCTGCCCCGAGTGCCTCAGACCCGTCGATGCAGAGGTCTTTGAGGATGAGGGCAGGGTTCTAATAAGAAAGGAATGCCCGGAACATGGAACCTTTGAGGGTGTTTACTGGAGCAGTTCCGATGTCTACCATAAGGCAGAAAATTATGATGAGGAAGGTGAGGGGCTACTGAACCCGCAGACGGATCCCCTGAAGGGATGCCCACTTGACTGTGGCCTCTGTCCTGAACATGAGAGCCACACTGTTCTTGGTCTTATTGATGTTACCAATCGATGCAATCTTAAATGTCCCATCTGTTTTGCCAATGCTGCCGTTTCAAAGTACCTTTATGAGCCAACCTATGAAGAGATAAGGGAGATGCTAAGAAATCTCCGCAGAAACAGACCCGTACCCACACCAGCCATTCAGTACGCGGGTGGTGAGCCCACTGTGAGGAAGGATATAGTGGAGCTCGTTAAACTCGCAAGGGATGAGGGCTTCACCCATGTCCAGATAGCCACAAATGGTGTGAGACTTGCGCGGAAACCTGAACTCGCAGCGGAACTCAGGGAGGCAGGGCTCAACACGGTTTACCTCCAGTTCGATGGGGTCACAGAGGAACCCTACATTGTATCCAGGGGTAAAAATCTGCTGCCACTGAAATTACAGGCAATAGAAAACTGCAGAAAGGCAGGTCTTGGAATAGTGCTGGTCCCCACACTTGTCAGGGGCCTCAATGACAGCCAGGTGGGGGACATAATTAGGTTCGCCATTGAAAACATCGATATAATAAGGGGCGTCAACTTCCAGCCGGTGTCCTTTGCAGGAAGAACCCCCGCAGACAGAGTTGAGGAGCAGCGCATAACAATACCCGACTTCCAGAAACTCGTGGAGGAACAGACAGATTCAGAGATAGCGGTGGAGGACTTCTACCCTGCATCATCTGTCCGTCCAATATCGGACTTTGTTGCAGCAATTGAGGGTGAACCCCAGGTTACATTCACATGCCACCAGCACTGCGGTACAGCCACATACATATTCATAGAGGACGGAAAAATAATCCCAATAACAAGGTTCATTGATGTTGACAGGTTTTTTGAGATAATCGATAAGGGCAGGGAGGAACTTGAGAAGGGAGGAATAGCAGCAAAGGCTAAATTGATTGCAAAATCAACAATAGAACTCCCAAAAACCCTCGACAAATCAAAGGCACCCAAGTCTGTTGATATAAAGAGCATACTCACATCAGTATTCAAGGAGAGATCATACAGTGCCCTGGGTGAATTCCACTACAACACTCTCCTGGTATCATGCATGCACTTCATGGACCCATGGAACTTTGATATAGAGAGGGTTAAAAGGTGCGTCATACACTACGCCCTGCCTGATGGACGCATAGTCCCATTCTGTACAATGAACTCAATACACCGGGCAGAAGTTGAAAAGCAGTTCTCAAAACCTCTAAAAGGATAA
- a CDS encoding CDP-2,3-bis-(O-geranylgeranyl)-sn-glycerol synthase gives MNTDIINIIDVLYVIYFMLPAYMANISGLVFGGGRPLDMGITLRDGRRLIGDGVTWRGTAAGTLIGLLVGLIQGLLSGSVIKGAITGLLLGFGALMGDAGGSFIKRRLKIDRGRPAPILDQLDFVAGALILVSPLRVLPVDYIILIMLITLVLHLSANIIAYLIGMKDVWY, from the coding sequence GTGAATACCGATATTATCAATATTATAGATGTTCTCTATGTAATATACTTTATGTTACCTGCCTACATGGCAAATATAAGTGGCCTCGTATTTGGTGGGGGCAGACCCCTTGACATGGGCATCACCCTCCGTGATGGCAGGCGCCTCATAGGGGACGGGGTAACCTGGCGGGGCACCGCAGCTGGTACCCTTATTGGACTGCTTGTGGGATTAATTCAGGGCCTGCTTTCAGGTTCAGTTATAAAGGGAGCAATAACAGGACTTTTACTTGGATTTGGAGCCCTTATGGGAGATGCGGGGGGTAGTTTCATTAAACGAAGGCTCAAAATAGATAGGGGTAGGCCAGCGCCAATCCTTGATCAGCTTGACTTCGTTGCCGGGGCCCTGATACTGGTATCTCCCCTTAGGGTACTTCCAGTTGATTACATCATCCTGATAATGCTTATCACCCTTGTCCTTCATCTTTCAGCAAACATCATAGCATACCTCATCGGTATGAAGGATGTCTGGTACTGA
- a CDS encoding HVO_0476 family zinc finger protein, translating to MQCPICGSKAFRVLKSRTDESRSRKVKHLVLECEECGTVFKDSLVIEKPKSHRIIISEHGSSYRDEVDLYPYEEVSTGDAITVSGKLVEITSLELKSGKRVDKATAADVETLWAVSLEAPVRVGISVDLHGEVYSRKVEVDRDFEFRVGDVMKIDEHVFKIRSIKTEDGMIRRGSVPAQRIKRVYGYPVNLRFRQDLTDMIV from the coding sequence ATGCAATGTCCGATTTGCGGTTCAAAGGCATTCAGGGTTTTAAAAAGCAGAACAGATGAGTCCAGATCGAGGAAGGTCAAGCACCTTGTACTTGAATGTGAGGAATGCGGGACGGTCTTCAAGGATAGCCTTGTGATTGAAAAGCCCAAAAGCCACAGGATAATAATAAGTGAGCATGGAAGCTCCTATAGGGATGAGGTGGATCTATACCCCTATGAGGAGGTATCCACAGGCGATGCAATCACTGTATCAGGAAAACTCGTTGAAATAACATCACTGGAACTTAAGAGCGGCAAGAGGGTTGATAAAGCCACTGCGGCGGATGTTGAGACACTGTGGGCTGTTTCACTCGAGGCACCCGTCCGTGTTGGTATATCCGTAGATCTTCATGGTGAGGTCTACTCAAGAAAGGTTGAGGTGGACAGGGACTTTGAATTCAGAGTTGGAGACGTCATGAAGATAGATGAACACGTCTTCAAGATAAGGAGCATAAAGACAGAGGATGGTATGATAAGAAGGGGCTCCGTACCTGCACAGAGGATTAAGAGGGTTTATGGTTATCCTGTAAACCTCAGGTTCAGACAGGACCTCACAGATATGATCGTGTGA
- a CDS encoding beta-ribofuranosylaminobenzene 5'-phosphate synthase: MIINTPSRLHLTLIDLNGRRGRLDGGVGITLREPELIMGLEASDEISVEFTGEVENALREEYVSKITAAAERILSHLGSDEKFAFKVESMFPAHSGLGSGTQISLAVAKLIAEYHGVSIGARELAVIVGRGGTSGIGVASFEDGGFIVDAGHSTREKSDFLPSSASRASPPPVIARYDFPEDWNIVVAIPYIERSVSGKREVNIFQEYCPIPLREVERLSHIILMKMMPSVIEGDIEAFGESVNEIQKIGFKKVERDLQDPLIDSLIDAMLAAGAAGAGMSSFGPAVYAVTEGKADDMVDAVLEIMDSGQAFVTGGRNSGASVSRS; encoded by the coding sequence TTGATCATCAACACACCGTCCCGCCTACACCTCACCCTCATAGACCTCAATGGTAGAAGGGGCCGCCTCGATGGAGGGGTGGGAATCACCCTTAGGGAGCCTGAACTCATCATGGGCCTTGAGGCCTCAGATGAGATCAGCGTGGAGTTCACTGGTGAAGTGGAAAATGCACTGAGGGAGGAATACGTTTCAAAGATAACAGCGGCTGCAGAGAGAATCCTCAGCCACCTTGGTAGTGATGAAAAATTTGCCTTCAAGGTTGAAAGCATGTTCCCGGCCCACTCAGGCCTTGGTTCAGGGACGCAGATATCCCTTGCAGTCGCAAAGCTCATCGCAGAGTACCACGGCGTCAGTATAGGTGCAAGGGAATTGGCAGTTATTGTTGGAAGGGGCGGCACATCAGGTATAGGCGTTGCCTCATTTGAGGATGGAGGATTCATAGTGGATGCAGGACACAGTACGCGTGAAAAATCTGACTTCCTCCCATCATCTGCCTCACGTGCATCTCCGCCACCTGTTATTGCAAGATATGATTTTCCTGAGGATTGGAATATCGTGGTTGCCATACCTTACATTGAGAGATCAGTTTCAGGGAAAAGGGAGGTTAACATATTCCAGGAATACTGCCCCATACCCCTCCGGGAAGTTGAAAGGCTCTCGCACATAATCCTCATGAAGATGATGCCCTCGGTCATTGAAGGGGACATTGAGGCCTTTGGGGAATCTGTTAATGAGATACAGAAGATAGGATTCAAGAAGGTTGAAAGGGATCTTCAGGACCCACTGATTGACAGTTTAATAGATGCTATGTTGGCTGCAGGGGCCGCGGGGGCGGGCATGAGTTCATTTGGCCCTGCAGTATACGCCGTTACAGAGGGAAAAGCTGATGATATGGTGGATGCTGTTCTGGAGATAATGGATTCAGGACAGGCCTTTGTAACAGGCGGCCGTAACAGTGGGGCCTCTGTGAGCAGATCCTGA
- a CDS encoding protein-L-isoaspartate O-methyltransferase yields MMNERLRMVQDLIDKGYIKSESVRRAMEKVPRDEFVPEDERHRAYLDMPLPIGEGQTISAPHMVAMIAELLDLKRGMKVLEVGTGCGYNAAVIAEIIGREGHLYTIERIRSLYERARQKLEALGYDNITVIHGDGSKGYPQEAPYSRIYVTAAAPYIPDPLREQLEVGGKLLIPVGSDKFYQELVLVERLSSGNYRSRNLGGVAFVPLIGEHGWKFH; encoded by the coding sequence ATGATGAATGAAAGACTCAGAATGGTCCAGGACCTCATAGATAAGGGTTACATAAAATCTGAGTCCGTAAGGAGGGCGATGGAGAAGGTTCCAAGGGATGAGTTTGTCCCTGAAGATGAAAGGCACAGGGCCTACCTTGACATGCCCCTTCCGATAGGTGAGGGACAGACCATATCCGCACCCCACATGGTCGCCATGATCGCCGAGCTACTGGACCTTAAGAGGGGAATGAAGGTCCTTGAGGTTGGCACCGGCTGCGGTTACAATGCAGCAGTCATAGCAGAGATAATAGGAAGGGAAGGTCACCTCTACACGATTGAAAGGATACGTTCACTGTATGAGAGGGCAAGGCAAAAGCTTGAGGCCCTGGGATATGATAACATCACGGTTATACATGGAGATGGAAGTAAGGGGTACCCTCAGGAGGCCCCCTACAGCAGGATCTATGTGACCGCGGCAGCACCCTACATACCTGACCCCCTCAGGGAACAGCTGGAGGTGGGGGGAAAACTTTTAATACCTGTTGGTTCTGATAAATTTTACCAGGAACTTGTTCTTGTTGAGAGGCTCTCCTCTGGGAATTACAGATCCAGAAACCTTGGGGGAGTTGCATTTGTTCCATTGATAGGTGAACATGGCTGGAAATTCCACTGA
- the hacB gene encoding homoaconitase small subunit encodes MEEVIRGRVWRFGDNIDTDMIIPGRYLRTFSLDELASHVMEGARPEFASEVKRGDIIVAGRNFGCGSSREQAAVALKHAGVAAIIAESFARIFYRNAINIGFPVIMARVDAVDGDEISVDLKGGFIENLTTGKRYEMKPFNDYMLSILQDGGIVNHYIRTLKEGSG; translated from the coding sequence ATGGAAGAAGTTATAAGGGGAAGAGTATGGAGATTCGGTGATAACATAGATACTGATATGATCATACCAGGCCGTTACCTGCGAACTTTCAGCCTTGATGAACTTGCATCCCATGTAATGGAGGGTGCAAGGCCAGAGTTTGCCTCCGAGGTGAAGAGGGGTGACATAATAGTGGCCGGACGCAACTTTGGTTGTGGGTCATCAAGGGAGCAGGCCGCAGTAGCCCTTAAACATGCAGGTGTCGCTGCGATCATTGCAGAATCCTTTGCCAGGATATTCTACAGGAACGCCATAAACATAGGGTTTCCTGTTATAATGGCGAGGGTGGATGCAGTGGATGGAGATGAAATCTCAGTTGACCTCAAGGGTGGTTTCATTGAGAACCTCACCACTGGAAAGAGGTATGAGATGAAACCCTTCAATGACTACATGCTATCAATACTCCAGGACGGCGGCATTGTGAACCACTACATCAGGACGCTAAAAGAAGGTTCAGGGTAA